The following proteins come from a genomic window of Galactobacillus timonensis:
- a CDS encoding nucleoside phosphorylase — protein sequence MIQKHELPILEYDSSSEEVIKPNLGTQQLKLPEKCIYAFLGHTVDDYALQANAAVAETFETITRDYPVYIIQQDGMEICLCAAPLGAPAAAQLMDFLIACGCRKIISTGSCGVLTDLPENEFLIPVKALRDEGTSYHYLPASRYIELDKDIRDTIETTLLAHKIPFQECITWTTDGFFRETQDMVKYRKAEGCTTVEMECAALAACARKRGASFGQILYTADSLANIQEHNERDWGKNSLQKALRLCIAVLQAI from the coding sequence ATGATCCAAAAACACGAGCTGCCGATTTTGGAATACGATTCCAGTTCGGAAGAAGTCATAAAACCAAACCTTGGTACCCAACAACTGAAGCTTCCCGAAAAATGCATCTATGCCTTTCTCGGCCATACAGTTGATGATTACGCTCTGCAGGCAAACGCCGCTGTTGCAGAAACATTCGAAACCATAACCCGGGATTATCCTGTTTATATCATTCAGCAGGATGGTATGGAAATTTGTCTTTGTGCCGCCCCTTTGGGCGCGCCTGCGGCAGCACAGCTGATGGACTTTCTCATCGCCTGCGGCTGCAGAAAAATCATTTCAACCGGCTCCTGCGGCGTCCTGACTGATCTGCCCGAAAACGAATTTCTCATTCCAGTAAAAGCATTACGGGACGAGGGAACCTCATATCATTATCTTCCGGCATCCCGCTATATCGAACTTGACAAAGATATCCGGGACACCATTGAGACTACTCTTCTTGCGCATAAGATCCCGTTCCAGGAGTGCATCACATGGACAACGGACGGATTCTTCCGGGAAACGCAGGACATGGTAAAGTATCGCAAAGCAGAAGGATGCACAACTGTCGAGATGGAGTGTGCCGCATTGGCTGCCTGTGCCAGGAAACGAGGTGCTTCTTTCGGACAGATTCTTTATACAGCAGATTCTCTTGCAAATATTCAGGAGCACAATGAGCGTGACTGGGGGAAAAACTCCTTACAGAAAGCACTGAGACTCTGCATCGCAGTGCTTCAAGCGATCTGA
- a CDS encoding CPBP family glutamic-type intramembrane protease produces the protein MANQPVRITKRQAKRQINCLGVSLILYIVYYALLHYGIPLLEKSVPGLWVSYVKLPAWMDGDLLVMAAGIAGLLISVFVCFAISSRKLDLNIHNYLGKRKIKPLRRFGLSCVAASICLIVMSVLTLFTFFMRTQNQRFTFIGDYSTALNIEKNIVYFVLYVVVVPLCDEVIFRGVIQRQLGHYGRYFGVLGSAFLYMLAQVNPMNAMMAFFLGWFLSLVTLKYHSIRPAMGIHMFAAMFIEALNMIPGKYLWLMSILMVIVYITAAVTITSLKNEKVQVRWGATEGKLWGILLSSWSIIVCILLFAANMVLAFVTV, from the coding sequence ATGGCAAATCAGCCGGTACGGATTACAAAGCGGCAGGCGAAGCGTCAGATCAACTGTCTGGGCGTTTCACTGATCCTTTATATTGTTTATTATGCGCTGCTCCATTACGGGATCCCTCTTCTGGAAAAGAGCGTTCCCGGTCTCTGGGTGAGCTATGTGAAGCTTCCCGCCTGGATGGATGGCGACCTTTTGGTGATGGCTGCCGGGATTGCGGGACTATTGATCAGTGTGTTCGTGTGCTTTGCGATCAGTTCGCGGAAGCTGGATCTCAACATTCATAACTATCTTGGTAAGCGGAAGATCAAGCCGCTGCGCCGCTTCGGACTGTCCTGCGTTGCGGCATCGATCTGTCTGATCGTGATGTCGGTGCTGACGCTGTTTACCTTTTTCATGCGGACGCAGAATCAGCGGTTTACCTTTATCGGGGATTATTCGACGGCGCTGAATATTGAGAAGAACATTGTCTACTTTGTGCTGTATGTGGTTGTGGTTCCGCTGTGTGATGAGGTGATTTTCCGGGGCGTGATTCAGCGGCAGCTGGGACACTACGGGCGCTACTTCGGGGTGCTCGGATCGGCGTTTCTGTATATGCTGGCGCAGGTGAATCCGATGAATGCGATGATGGCGTTTTTCCTGGGATGGTTTCTTTCGCTGGTGACGCTGAAGTATCATTCGATCCGGCCGGCGATGGGGATCCATATGTTTGCGGCAATGTTCATTGAGGCATTGAACATGATTCCTGGAAAGTATCTGTGGCTGATGTCGATCCTGATGGTGATTGTCTACATTACGGCAGCCGTTACGATCACTTCATTGAAGAATGAAAAGGTGCAGGTGCGCTGGGGTGCGACCGAAGGAAAGCTTTGGGGCATTCTGCTGAGTTCATGGTCGATCATTGTGTGCATCCTGCTGTTTGCGGCAAACATGGTGCTGGCATTTGTGACTGTCTAA
- a CDS encoding type II toxin-antitoxin system YafQ family toxin, whose translation MKYDVQFTSQFKKDLKLAKKQNKSLDKLFDVIEILANGGTLDPKYRDHDLAGNYKGTRECHIEPDWLLIYEICGDVLVLMLYRLGSHSELFKK comes from the coding sequence ATGAAATATGATGTGCAGTTTACTTCGCAGTTTAAAAAGGACTTGAAACTTGCAAAGAAGCAGAACAAGAGTCTTGACAAGCTGTTTGACGTAATCGAAATTCTGGCGAATGGCGGGACACTGGACCCAAAATACAGAGACCATGATCTCGCCGGTAACTACAAAGGGACACGAGAATGCCATATCGAACCGGATTGGCTTCTGATTTATGAAATCTGTGGAGATGTGCTTGTTCTAATGCTTTATCGTCTTGGCTCACATTCTGAATTGTTTAAGAAATGA
- a CDS encoding kinase to dihydroxyacetone kinase, protein MEQLEFKFDTQLLIDGKNLSEDDIHDYILSHFKGDCLLVVGDDTLIKIHFHTNEPWKILEYGQSIGDIYDVVVENMQRQEEGLKG, encoded by the coding sequence ATGGAACAGCTTGAATTCAAGTTTGATACCCAGCTTCTCATCGACGGCAAGAACCTGTCCGAAGATGACATTCATGACTACATTCTTTCGCACTTCAAGGGCGATTGCCTGCTTGTTGTCGGCGACGATACGCTGATCAAGATTCACTTCCATACCAACGAACCGTGGAAGATCCTCGAATACGGCCAGTCCATCGGCGACATCTATGACGTCGTCGTCGAAAACATGCAGCGCCAGGAAGAAGGCCTCAAAGGCTGA
- the lon gene encoding endopeptidase La, with amino-acid sequence MAQIVPVYNTLVLPGTVFYMTSDNYKTLTGQDPVSGDRLIFLIKKNQVEPKDYAAETFYPLGVTASIGEVSSNGYIEIKADARVKVESLTFNEDHSINVESMIRKPYKEDLPLEDEQRRLEQMKSALVRSLSASPWAQMARGWVNQFDSISELAVMTSQWLSLNAEGRYAILAADSRSQQTDLIEKAVYQFTEPAVVTNEAEQAQENDNQKAYREQAIRKQMEYLQQELDEMHPENITDVRKLQKKIEDSGMNETARREADKVLSRMKQEGQNSPEYGNLYNYLDFITSLSWKKAEMKPIDLNKAEAILNEDHYGLKKVKERVLQQIAVMDLNKKQSGSILLFVGAPGTGKTSIGKSIAKALDRPYVRVALGGARDEADIRGHRRTYIGAMPGRIMDGIAKAGASNPVMVLDEIDKLGVSYEGDPSSALLEVLDPEQNNTFTDHYLNVPYDLSDVLFICTANTLDSIPAPLLDRMEIIEFNGYTAADKFQIAKRHLLPKARAKMGIKAKDMTVTDSAIRSIISNYTMEGGVRGLQKRLETLCRSAAVEIAKGRKTTLRITNSNLQHYMDMHPIHHEHVLAQKKPGVVTGLAWTQAGGEILFIESLLTVGSGRLIVTGQLGDVMKESVQIALSLVKAMFPKEAEQLKDHDLHVHVPEGAVKKDGPSAGITLTTALASLLTGKRVSSEYAMTGEVSLRGNVMPIGGLPEKLMAAQRAGVKTVFIPKDNVDDLDEVPEEVKKKLNIVPVSEVKDVLKAVGILDR; translated from the coding sequence ATGGCACAGATCGTTCCTGTATATAACACACTGGTTCTTCCGGGAACCGTGTTCTACATGACAAGTGATAACTATAAGACGTTGACAGGGCAGGATCCGGTCAGCGGCGACCGTCTGATTTTTCTGATCAAGAAGAACCAGGTTGAGCCGAAGGATTATGCGGCAGAAACGTTTTATCCGCTGGGCGTTACGGCAAGTATCGGTGAGGTCAGTTCGAACGGATACATTGAGATCAAGGCCGATGCCCGTGTGAAGGTGGAGTCGCTTACCTTCAATGAGGATCATTCCATCAACGTGGAGTCCATGATCCGCAAGCCCTACAAAGAGGATCTTCCGCTCGAGGATGAGCAGCGCCGCCTGGAACAGATGAAGAGTGCGCTGGTCCGTTCCCTTTCTGCTTCGCCATGGGCACAGATGGCCCGGGGCTGGGTCAATCAGTTTGACTCCATCAGTGAACTGGCCGTGATGACGAGTCAGTGGCTGTCGCTCAATGCGGAAGGCCGCTATGCGATTCTTGCGGCAGACTCCCGTTCCCAGCAGACGGACCTGATCGAAAAGGCCGTCTATCAGTTTACGGAGCCGGCGGTCGTTACCAATGAAGCGGAACAGGCGCAGGAGAACGATAACCAGAAGGCGTATCGTGAACAGGCAATCCGCAAGCAGATGGAATATCTGCAGCAGGAGCTCGATGAGATGCACCCGGAGAATATTACCGATGTCCGTAAGCTGCAGAAGAAGATTGAAGATTCGGGAATGAACGAGACGGCGCGCCGGGAAGCGGACAAGGTGCTGTCGCGCATGAAGCAGGAGGGGCAGAATTCGCCAGAGTATGGTAATCTGTACAACTACCTGGACTTCATTACGTCGCTTTCCTGGAAGAAGGCGGAGATGAAGCCGATCGATCTGAACAAGGCCGAGGCAATTCTCAACGAGGATCATTACGGATTGAAGAAGGTGAAGGAGCGTGTTCTGCAGCAGATTGCGGTCATGGATCTGAACAAGAAGCAGTCGGGTTCGATTCTTCTCTTCGTCGGTGCGCCGGGTACGGGCAAGACGAGTATCGGCAAGTCGATTGCCAAGGCGCTCGATCGTCCGTATGTACGTGTCGCTTTGGGCGGTGCGCGTGATGAGGCCGATATCCGCGGCCATCGGAGAACCTATATCGGCGCTATGCCGGGCCGTATTATGGATGGAATTGCGAAGGCCGGTGCAAGCAATCCGGTGATGGTGCTGGATGAGATTGATAAGCTTGGCGTTTCCTATGAGGGGGATCCGAGCAGCGCGCTGCTGGAGGTGCTGGATCCGGAGCAGAACAATACGTTTACGGATCATTATCTGAATGTTCCGTATGATCTGAGTGATGTGCTGTTTATCTGCACGGCGAATACGCTGGATTCGATTCCGGCGCCGTTACTGGACCGTATGGAGATCATTGAGTTCAACGGTTATACGGCGGCGGACAAGTTCCAGATTGCCAAGCGTCATCTGCTTCCGAAGGCACGGGCGAAGATGGGCATCAAGGCAAAGGATATGACGGTGACCGATTCCGCGATCCGCTCCATCATCAGTAATTACACGATGGAGGGCGGTGTCCGTGGTCTGCAGAAGCGCCTTGAGACGCTGTGCCGTTCGGCGGCGGTGGAAATCGCCAAGGGCCGCAAGACGACGCTGCGCATTACGAATTCCAATCTGCAGCACTACATGGATATGCACCCGATTCACCATGAACATGTGCTGGCGCAGAAGAAGCCCGGCGTTGTGACAGGTCTTGCCTGGACGCAGGCGGGCGGCGAAATTCTGTTTATTGAGTCGCTGCTTACGGTGGGCAGTGGTCGTCTGATCGTTACGGGGCAGCTGGGCGATGTGATGAAGGAGTCGGTTCAGATTGCGCTTTCGCTGGTGAAGGCGATGTTCCCGAAGGAGGCGGAGCAGCTCAAGGATCATGATCTTCATGTTCATGTGCCGGAGGGTGCTGTGAAGAAGGATGGGCCTTCGGCCGGCATTACGCTGACGACGGCGCTGGCGTCGTTACTGACGGGAAAGCGTGTGTCGAGTGAATATGCAATGACCGGTGAAGTATCGCTGCGGGGCAATGTGATGCCGATCGGTGGTCTGCCGGAGAAGCTGATGGCGGCGCAGAGAGCCGGTGTCAAGACGGTATTCATTCCGAAGGATAATGTCGATGATCTCGACGAGGTTCCGGAGGAAGTGAAGAAGAAGCTGAACATTGTTCCGGTCAGCGAGGTGAAGGATGTTCTGAAGGCGGTCGGCATTCTGGATCGCTGA
- a CDS encoding replication-associated recombination protein A → MSTLFDYAGETDKKRSEPLAARMRPETLDDVVGQQEVIGKGSLLYRAIKADRLSSIILYGPPGTGKTTLAHVIANSTKAAFLQVNATNAGKKDLEDVVRAAKENLGAYGRRTILFIDEIHRFNKAQQDYLLPYVEDGTLILIGATTENPYFEVNGALLSRSRIFELKPLTQEDIETIIRRALADPIKGVAADNVVMDEDAIHFLADVADGDARAALNAVELADLTTDRSDDGSVHVTLVVAQQCIQKKAIHYDKNGDNHYDTISAFIKSMRGSDPDAALYYLARMLEAGEDVRFISRRIMIAASEECGTADPRALEVAAAAAVAVERVGMPESAIILANAACYVATAPKSNACSKGIELAMDEVHKSGNLPIPPYLQDAHYNSASKLNRGVGYKYAHDYDHHWVQQQYLPDAIKDKKFYLFSDVAYEERLKKYFDAIGKKDYGKEKKGQ, encoded by the coding sequence GTGAGCACATTGTTTGATTACGCAGGTGAAACGGATAAGAAAAGGAGCGAACCTTTAGCGGCGCGCATGCGCCCCGAGACGCTGGACGATGTTGTCGGTCAGCAGGAAGTGATCGGAAAAGGGTCGCTCCTTTATCGTGCCATCAAGGCGGATCGTCTGAGTTCGATCATTCTCTACGGCCCTCCTGGAACCGGAAAGACGACGCTGGCACATGTGATTGCCAATTCGACGAAGGCTGCGTTTCTGCAGGTCAATGCGACCAATGCGGGAAAGAAAGATCTGGAGGATGTGGTCCGTGCTGCGAAGGAAAACCTCGGTGCATACGGGCGGCGGACAATCCTCTTCATCGATGAGATTCATCGCTTCAACAAGGCGCAGCAGGACTATCTTCTTCCCTATGTTGAAGACGGTACGCTGATTCTGATCGGGGCGACGACGGAGAATCCGTACTTTGAGGTGAACGGCGCTCTGCTTTCGCGGTCGCGGATTTTTGAGCTGAAGCCGTTGACGCAGGAAGACATTGAGACAATCATCCGGCGGGCACTGGCGGATCCGATCAAAGGTGTGGCGGCTGACAATGTGGTGATGGATGAGGATGCGATTCACTTTCTGGCGGATGTGGCGGACGGTGATGCGCGGGCGGCGCTCAATGCGGTGGAGCTGGCCGATCTGACGACGGACCGCAGTGATGACGGCAGTGTTCATGTGACGTTGGTGGTGGCGCAGCAGTGCATTCAGAAGAAGGCGATCCACTACGATAAGAACGGGGATAATCATTATGATACGATCTCGGCGTTCATTAAGTCGATGCGGGGATCGGATCCGGATGCGGCACTGTATTATCTTGCCCGTATGCTTGAGGCGGGGGAGGATGTGCGCTTCATTTCGCGCCGGATCATGATTGCGGCAAGTGAAGAGTGCGGGACGGCGGATCCAAGGGCTCTGGAAGTTGCGGCGGCTGCGGCAGTTGCGGTGGAAAGAGTCGGGATGCCGGAGAGTGCGATCATTCTGGCCAATGCGGCCTGCTATGTGGCGACGGCGCCGAAGTCAAATGCCTGCTCGAAGGGCATTGAACTGGCGATGGATGAGGTACATAAGAGCGGTAATCTTCCGATTCCTCCGTATCTGCAGGATGCGCACTATAACAGTGCTTCGAAGCTGAACCGCGGCGTCGGCTACAAGTATGCGCATGACTATGATCATCACTGGGTACAGCAGCAGTATCTGCCGGACGCGATTAAAGACAAGAAGTTCTATCTGTTCTCGGATGTTGCGTACGAAGAGCGTCTGAAGAAGTACTTCGATGCGATCGGCAAGAAAGACTACGGAAAAGAAAAGAAGGGGCAATAA
- a CDS encoding type II toxin-antitoxin system RelB/DinJ family antitoxin: protein MTTTNLNVRMDKDVKDQAEEIFNELGMSMTTAVNIFMRATIREHGIPFELKLDVPNETTADAIEEGRKMVSDPSAPRYSSMDELKSALDV from the coding sequence ATGACAACAACAAATTTGAATGTTCGAATGGATAAGGACGTCAAAGATCAGGCCGAAGAAATCTTTAATGAGCTTGGCATGAGTATGACTACTGCTGTAAACATTTTTATGAGGGCAACGATCCGTGAACATGGAATACCTTTTGAGTTGAAACTGGATGTGCCGAATGAAACAACTGCAGATGCAATTGAAGAAGGAAGAAAAATGGTATCTGACCCCTCTGCGCCGAGATATTCCAGTATGGATGAACTAAAATCGGCACTCGACGTATGA
- a CDS encoding glycoside hydrolase family 3 C-terminal domain-containing protein, protein MEDKKKAAALERVVSLGSGADYWMTKEDSENHIPSLRMTDGPHGLRNQTNDADTEGVNRSRPAVCFPTASLTACSFDEDLLAEEGRAIAQEARDQNVGMVLGPGANIKRNPLCGRNFEYFSEDPLVSGTLAAGWIRGCQSEGISCCLKHFACNNQEYDRFISNSMVDERTAREIYLRPFEIAVKKAHPWAMMCSYNKINGVYSSVNRKLLTDILRKEWGFDGMVVTDWGAMHNRIDAYRAGCDLSMPGGMAYMEKECAQLAERDEDFRRIVEESAERVRDSMRRGARALSVPYSADYEAHHDLAGKVAAESIVLLKNEDSILPLSYGESVCLIGDLGDHMRYQGSGSSHVNAIRVETLRNELADLPYAAGYDVNGNATEQSIDGAVELAKKADKVIVVAGLPVSAESEGFDRTTLAMPEGIVKTVEAVAKVNPNVIVILLAGGVLEVPFADDVKAVLYAGLPGEAGASALKKILYGEVNPSGRLAESWPMKYEDVVNAEYYGEPRSDAEYREGIYVGSRYYEKAHVPVRFAFGQGLSYTTFACTDLKVDGRTAAVSVENTGTRAGKHTVLLYVRNPEGGYREVRKLAGFRKIELSPGERRTVMFTLDDRDFSVYEKDHWEVIGGTYEIEADGKRVALSVEGSELPDSPSWYSSLEGKPGRDDFEELLGSIPAVQPIGRGHYSMDSTLRQMSSDSKVAQVIVGQVCRHVKKACDGDDSSPEYRMLLSTAIDIPLSSIEVFGRAKQRQLEGLVDIANGSYGRGIWKEISALFGK, encoded by the coding sequence ATGGAAGACAAGAAAAAGGCGGCCGCTCTGGAGAGGGTTGTTTCACTTGGCAGCGGCGCCGATTACTGGATGACGAAGGAAGATTCGGAGAATCATATTCCTTCGCTGCGGATGACGGACGGGCCCCATGGTCTGCGCAATCAGACGAATGATGCAGATACGGAGGGTGTCAATCGCAGCCGGCCGGCTGTCTGTTTTCCGACAGCTTCTTTGACGGCGTGCTCGTTTGATGAAGATCTGCTCGCGGAAGAAGGCAGGGCAATTGCCCAGGAGGCACGGGATCAGAACGTAGGCATGGTTCTGGGACCCGGTGCCAACATCAAGCGGAATCCCCTGTGTGGAAGAAACTTTGAATATTTTTCGGAGGATCCGCTGGTATCCGGTACGCTGGCGGCAGGATGGATCCGGGGCTGTCAGAGTGAGGGCATCTCCTGCTGTCTCAAGCATTTCGCCTGCAATAACCAGGAGTATGACCGCTTCATCTCCAATTCCATGGTTGATGAGCGTACGGCGCGGGAGATCTATCTGCGTCCCTTTGAGATTGCGGTGAAGAAGGCGCATCCATGGGCCATGATGTGTTCCTACAACAAGATCAACGGTGTCTACAGCTCCGTCAACCGGAAACTTCTGACTGACATCCTGCGGAAGGAATGGGGCTTTGACGGCATGGTCGTGACGGACTGGGGTGCGATGCATAACCGCATCGATGCCTATCGGGCGGGATGCGATCTCAGCATGCCCGGCGGGATGGCCTACATGGAAAAGGAATGTGCGCAGCTGGCCGAAAGGGATGAAGACTTCCGCCGTATTGTTGAAGAAAGTGCGGAGCGTGTAAGGGATTCGATGCGCCGCGGGGCCAGGGCTCTGTCGGTTCCGTATTCGGCCGACTATGAGGCGCACCATGATCTTGCTGGAAAAGTGGCCGCCGAAAGCATTGTTCTCTTGAAGAACGAGGACAGTATTCTTCCGTTAAGTTACGGTGAGTCTGTGTGTCTCATCGGAGATCTCGGGGATCATATGCGCTATCAGGGGTCGGGCAGCTCCCATGTCAATGCGATCCGGGTCGAGACGCTGAGGAATGAACTGGCAGATCTTCCCTATGCGGCCGGCTACGATGTCAATGGAAATGCGACGGAGCAGTCGATTGACGGGGCGGTGGAACTTGCGAAGAAGGCAGACAAGGTCATTGTCGTCGCCGGTCTGCCGGTCAGCGCGGAGTCGGAGGGCTTTGATCGTACGACGCTGGCAATGCCGGAAGGCATTGTGAAGACGGTGGAAGCGGTGGCGAAGGTGAATCCGAATGTCATTGTCATCCTGCTGGCGGGAGGCGTTCTGGAGGTGCCGTTTGCGGATGATGTGAAGGCGGTTCTGTATGCGGGTCTTCCCGGGGAAGCCGGCGCTTCGGCACTGAAGAAGATTCTCTATGGAGAGGTGAATCCTTCGGGACGGCTTGCGGAAAGCTGGCCGATGAAATATGAGGACGTCGTCAATGCGGAGTACTATGGGGAACCTCGCAGCGATGCGGAGTACCGGGAAGGGATCTACGTCGGCAGCCGCTACTATGAGAAGGCACATGTGCCGGTGCGCTTTGCGTTTGGACAGGGATTAAGCTATACGACGTTTGCATGTACGGATCTGAAGGTTGATGGCCGTACGGCTGCGGTGTCGGTTGAAAATACGGGGACGCGGGCCGGGAAACATACGGTGCTTCTGTATGTAAGAAATCCGGAAGGCGGCTATCGGGAGGTGCGGAAGCTTGCCGGATTCCGCAAGATCGAACTTTCGCCCGGTGAACGCAGAACGGTAATGTTTACGCTCGATGACCGTGATTTCTCCGTTTATGAAAAAGATCACTGGGAAGTGATCGGCGGTACGTATGAGATTGAGGCGGATGGTAAGCGGGTGGCGCTAAGCGTTGAAGGAAGCGAGCTTCCGGACAGCCCGTCGTGGTATTCGTCTCTGGAGGGAAAGCCCGGCCGTGATGATTTTGAGGAGCTGCTTGGCAGTATTCCTGCGGTGCAGCCGATCGGGCGCGGCCACTATTCGATGGACAGTACGCTGCGGCAGATGAGCAGCGATTCGAAGGTGGCACAGGTGATCGTAGGTCAGGTGTGCAGGCATGTGAAGAAGGCATGCGACGGGGATGACAGCAGTCCCGAATACCGCATGCTGCTGTCGACGGCGATTGACATTCCGCTGAGTTCGATCGAAGTGTTCGGGCGGGCGAAGCAGCGGCAGCTGGAAGGTCTTGTGGATATTGCCAACGGCAGTTACGGGCGGGGAATCTGGAAGGAGATTTCGGCACTGTTTGGCAAGTAA
- a CDS encoding NAD(P)H-hydrate dehydratase: protein MHEGISMAAYRSRAGRACADALLMHEDNARPFLILTGSGNNGRIGLRIAAELKRAGRTVQVLPVEGKAPQLLQPLEHSDIVSSINLDSECVLVDAVKGADEDCTLAAAEKILFQKINDADATVYSIEINSGADADSDHIEPEAIHSDVTFAISGYRLTHCFGKDHPVFKHVELCAPLTALTSIQSPYPQMNEDLFFHNFPRKTPVSWKGSHGKILFINGCTGMAGAACLNLIGARTVGASYILDALPESIYPIVASHFLTPVYHPFTRETWYEVLEPLISQVRAIGFGSGAVYMEHKLEILDLLLQNAACPVVLDGEALRMLKHNTFILRFAKAPVILTPHIGEFEDFCGMAKNVVEDNRLAAAQKFAADYHVYVVLKAPNTIAVSPCGDVYVNQSGSAALAQAGSGDVLTGILTALLSMTSDVSLAIRMAVWLHGYLAEIGTADSVHSLQNFDITRYPQLMDILFAKHGY, encoded by the coding sequence ATGCATGAAGGAATTTCAATGGCCGCATACCGCAGCCGCGCCGGACGCGCCTGTGCCGATGCTCTCCTCATGCACGAAGACAATGCACGCCCCTTCCTCATTCTGACCGGATCCGGAAATAATGGCCGGATCGGTCTTCGCATCGCCGCCGAATTAAAAAGAGCCGGACGCACCGTCCAGGTTCTGCCCGTCGAAGGAAAAGCGCCTCAGCTTTTACAACCGCTCGAACACAGCGATATCGTTTCTTCCATAAACCTAGACAGCGAATGTGTTCTGGTCGATGCCGTCAAAGGTGCCGATGAAGACTGCACACTTGCCGCAGCAGAGAAAATACTGTTCCAGAAGATCAATGACGCAGACGCTACCGTCTACAGCATCGAAATCAACAGCGGCGCCGACGCTGACAGCGATCACATCGAACCGGAGGCCATTCACTCGGATGTTACCTTTGCGATCAGCGGCTATCGTCTCACCCATTGCTTCGGAAAGGATCATCCTGTCTTCAAGCATGTTGAACTGTGTGCTCCACTAACTGCATTGACCAGTATCCAGTCACCATACCCTCAGATGAATGAAGATCTGTTTTTCCATAACTTCCCCCGCAAAACGCCGGTTTCCTGGAAAGGAAGCCACGGAAAGATTCTCTTCATCAACGGCTGCACCGGCATGGCCGGAGCCGCCTGTCTCAATCTCATCGGAGCCAGGACTGTCGGCGCCTCGTATATCCTCGATGCTCTTCCGGAAAGCATCTATCCGATTGTCGCTTCACATTTTCTGACACCGGTCTATCATCCCTTTACCAGAGAAACATGGTATGAGGTACTGGAACCGCTGATTTCCCAGGTACGCGCCATCGGCTTCGGGTCCGGAGCCGTCTATATGGAGCACAAGCTCGAAATTCTGGATCTTTTGCTGCAGAATGCGGCGTGCCCCGTTGTTCTGGATGGCGAAGCGCTGCGCATGCTCAAGCACAATACATTCATTCTCCGCTTCGCAAAAGCGCCGGTCATACTAACTCCGCACATCGGAGAATTCGAAGACTTCTGCGGCATGGCAAAAAATGTCGTCGAAGACAACCGTCTCGCCGCCGCCCAGAAGTTTGCGGCCGATTACCATGTCTATGTCGTTCTCAAGGCGCCCAACACCATTGCCGTATCGCCCTGCGGCGATGTCTATGTCAACCAGTCCGGCAGTGCCGCCCTTGCCCAGGCAGGCAGCGGCGACGTACTGACCGGCATCCTGACGGCATTACTGTCAATGACAAGTGACGTCAGTCTCGCCATCCGCATGGCGGTCTGGCTGCACGGATATCTTGCAGAGATCGGAACCGCAGATTCCGTGCATTCTCTGCAGAACTTCGACATCACCCGCTATCCGCAGCTGATGGATATCCTTTTTGCCAAGCACGGATACTGA